In the genome of Jatrophihabitans sp., the window CATAGGCGTCCAGGCCCTCGTCGTGCAGCACCTTGGGGATCTCATAGATGCTCGCCGCGTCCACCGCCGCGACCACCGCCTCGGTGTCGACGTCGCACATCAACGAGATCTTGCGTTTGACGCTGGCCGGTATCTCACGGTCGGCGCGGCAGACGACCGCGTCCGGCGAGATGCCGATGCTGCGCAGGGCCGCGACCGAGTGCTGGGTGGGCTTGGTCTTCAACTCTCCGGACGGCGCCAGGTAGGGGATCAGCGAGACGTGCAGGAAGAAGCAGTTGTCCCGGCCGACGTCCTGGCGGACCTGGCGGGCGGCTTCGAGGAACGGCAGCGACTCGATGTCGCCGACGGTTCCGCCGACTTCGGTGATCACCACGTCGGGGATCTCGCCGTCGGGCCCCGGAGCGGCCATCGACCGGATCCGTTCCTTGATCTCGTTGGTGATGTGCGGGATGACCTGCACCGTGTCGCCCAGGTACTCACCCCGGCGTTCCTTGGCGATCACCGCCGAGTACACCTGACCGGTGGTGACGTTGGCCGAGCCGACCAGGTCGGTGTCCAGGAATCGCTCGTAGTGGCCGATGTCGAGGTCGGTCTCGGCGCCGTCCTCGGTGACGAATACCTCGCCGTGCTGGAACGGGTTCATCGTGCCGGGGTCGACGTTGAGGTACGGGTCGAGCTTCTGCATGGTGACCCGCAGACCACGGGCCTTGAGCAGGCTGCCCAGCGAGGAGGCGGTCAACCCCTTCCCGAGCGAGGAGGCGACGCCGCCGGTGACGAAAAGGTGCTTAGTGGTCCGGGCTGATTGAGCCAACGAGACTCCCGTGGTCGCATCCGATACGAGGTGCGGAGCTGGGATCTCTCACAGAAACCCCTGATATCCACGGGAGTTCACGGTAACACGAACCACGCCGACGTCGCGCCAGCGACACTAGCCACCGGCTCCGGGCAGCAGCCCGTCGCTGTCGGCGCCGGTCCCGTAGTGGCCCTTACGCCCGGCCACCGTGTCGGCGCCGGTCAGCGCGACGGTGAGCTCGCCGAGTGGGCTGTTGGCATCGTCCACTGTCGACACGGCTTTGCTGGCCGCGTCGTCGGCGCGCACCAACGCCACCAGCCCGCCTGCGGTGTTGGAGGCCGGATCACCGACCACCACGGTCGGGCCGCCGGTGCTGGCGCCCAGCTGGGCGCCGAAGGAGAGCAGCATCCTGCCGGCCTCGTCGTCCTTGGGCAGAGCGCCAGGCGCGACCAACAGCACCAGCTTGCCGGCCGCCACCGTCGGGCTCTCGGCCTTGACCATGTTGAGGGTCCCGAATCCGGCGATGACCTGTGCCAGGTCGGTGCTCTGGCCGTGGCCCAGCAGCACGAAGCCGAGCAGCGCTCCGGCCAGCGTGCCGGCGTCGTCGGTGGTCGGCAATTGCAGGCCGATCGGATGCAGGCCCGAGGTCGCCAGTGACCTGATGTCGTTGGCTCGCCGCGGGTCGCTGAAGTCCTTGCTCAGCTGCAGCCGGCCGGCGACAGTGCCGCCGGCCGCGGTGACCTGCTCAGCCATCGCGTCCTTGAGTTGCTTGGACGCTCCGGGCGCGCCGATCAGCACCACCGGGGTCTTGGCCAGGGCCGCGCCGGCGATCTTGCCGCCGAAGGTCTGGGCCAGCAGGTCGGCATGGGCCGAACGGGCCCGCAGCGCTTGATTCTGCGCGGCCAGGGCGCTGCTGTTCTTCTTCGCGTCGGTGACCTGATGACGCAGGTCCCCGACCACCGCGCCGTTGAGCGCGCTGGTCCCCACCACCACGCCCAGCGCGATGCCGAGGAAGACGGCGATGATCGAGACAAGGTGGTACCGGAACGAGATCATGACAGCAGGCTCCTAAGCCAGGAGACAGAATGGTCCCAACCGTCGGCCAGGAGATGCAGGTAGCTGTCTCCGGCGAGGCCGGCGACCAGCACGACGGCGATGGCCAGCACCGCGGCGACCGCCAGCAGCACCAGCGACAGCGCCGAGACCCGGGTCTGGAACAGCTGGGCGGCGGCTTTGGCGTCCACCAGCCGGCCGCCGAGCTTGAGCCGGGTCAGCACAGTCGAGGCGATCCCGCCGCGACCGGCGTCCAGGAACTCCTCCAGGGTGGCGCGCATTCCGACGGTGACGATCAGCCTGGCCGAGCCTGCGTCGGCCAGCAGCATCGCGGCGTCCTCGCTGGTGCCCGAGGAGGCGAAGACGACCGGTTCGACGCGCAGGTCCTGCACCCGGGCCAGCCCGCTGACCCGGCCGTGATGGTCGGCGTGCGCGACGACCTCGGCGGCCTCGCGCAACGCCGCATCCGAGACCAGGTCCAGATCGCCAACCACCAGGTCGGCCTGGTAACCGGCCTCCCGCAGGACGTCGGCGCCGGCGTCGACACCTACCAGCACCGGCCGGAACTCCCGGATGTAGTGCTTGAGCGAGCGCAGATCGGACTTGTAGTCGTAATCCTTGGCGACCAGCAGGACGTGCCGGCCACGAAAGCGGGTGCTGAGCTCGGGCACCCCGACGCCGTCCAGCAGCAGCTCCTTCTCACGTTCCATGTGCTGCTGCGTGCTGGCCGCGAAGGCTTGCAACTGGGCCGACAGGCCTGCCTTGGCGGCCCGCATCGCGGCCTGGACCGTGTCGGCGTCCTGCCTGGCGCCGCGGGCGGCCACCTTGTCTCCGATGTGCAGCACGTCGCCGTCCAGCCGCAGGCGTGAGCCTTCCTTGACCTCGGCGAAGATCTCGCTCCCCACAGCGTCCAGCAGCGCGACGTCATTGGCGATGAGCACCTCGGGCCCCAGGTTGGGGTAGCGGCCGGAGATGCTCTGCTGGGCGTTGACCACCACGCTGACCCCGGCCGCCACCAGGGCGTCAGCGGTCGAGCGGTCCAGATCGGCGATGTCGATGACGGCGATGTCACCGGGCTGCAGGCGGTTCAGCAGCCGGCTCACCCGCCGATCAAGGCGGGCCACCCCGCTGATACCGGGCAGCGCGGCGTCGCGACGCCGGTCGGACTGCCTGAGTGCGATCTTCATGAGCTTCGATGGTGCCATCCGGCCAGCCGATCCCGGCACTTCGCCACGCGGCCTCACCGCTTGGATCGAGCCCGAGCAGCCTTCGGGGTGATCGGCTCGGGCTGCTGGGCGGATTCGGGCGCGCCGGCCCAGGCAGCCGCAGAACCTCGACGCCGGTCGGCGTCGCCGAACTCGGCGATGTCCTGACGCGCGGAGCTGAGCAGTTGAGCGGCGTGCTCGCGCGCGACCGCGCTGTCGCCGCCGGCCAGCATCCGAGCCAGCTCGACCAGCCGGTCCTCGCCGTTGACCGATCGGATGTCGCTGCGGGTAACGCCGCCGGAGGCCGGCTCGGAGTCCTGCGCGGCAGCGGCGCCTGTCACCGCCGGCCTGCTCGTCACCGACACCGACTTGTCCACCACCAGGTGGCGCTCGGCGAAGGCGGCGACCTGCGCCAGGTGGGTGACCACCACGACCTGATGGCTGCGGGAGAGCCGGGCCAGTCGGCGGCCGATCTCGACGGCGGCTCGGCCTCCGACGCCGGCGTCCACCTCGTCGAAGACCATGGTGGGCACCGGATCGGTCCCGGCGAGCGCGACCTCGATGGCCAGCATCACCCGGGACAGCTCGCCACCCGACGCGCCGCGCTGGACCGGCAGCTCCGGGGCGTCCGGATGGGCTCGCAAGGTGATCTCCACCTCGTCCACGCCGTCGGGTCCGGCGCCGGCAGGCCGGCCGTCGATGAGGACCTGCGGGCCGGACTCCACCGGGTTCCGGGGGCGGACCTCGACCCGCACCGCGGCTGCGGGCATCGCCAGACCGGCCAGTTCGGCGGTGATCAGCTTCGACAACCGCTGGGCAGCCTGCCGGCGTCGCCCCGACACCGCCGTGGCCAGCTCGGTGAAGCGGGCAGCCGCCTGATCACGCTCGGCGGCCAGCGCCGCCAGCGCCTCGTCGGAGGTGTCGGCAGCTGCCAGCCGGTGCTCGGCCTCGGCCGCCCAGTCCAGCACCGACCCCAGTGCCCCGGCGCCGCTCCCGCCAAGCCGGCCGCCGCCGTCGCCGACCGCGCCCACGCCGTATTTGCGGATCAACCCGTTGAGGGCGGCGCGGCGCTCGTGCACCGCGGCCAGCCGGGCTGGATCGGCCTCCAGCTGCGTCTGGTACCCGGCCAGCTCGCTGCCGATGTCGGTGGCCGCGGCGGCCAGCTCGGCCAGCCGAGCGCTGAGCTGGTCCAGCGCGGCGTCGGTGCCGACGACCTGGCCCAGTGCCCGGCTGGCTGCCGCGATCAGGGTCTGGACGTCCGGCGCCTCACCGGCGGGGTCGTCGGGGTCGCCCAGCAGCGCGTCGTGGGCGGTGCGCGCCGCGACCCGTAGCGCGTCAGCATGCTCCAGCCGGGCCGCCAGGGCCGCGAGTTCGACATCCTCCTCCGGCTGCGGCGCGATTCGCGCTATCTCGGCGATGCCGTGCCGCAGCAGTTCCGCCTCGCGCGCCAGCTCGCGGGCCATGCCGGTGCGCCGTGCCAACTCGGCCACCGCCGCGCGCCACTGCTGAAAGGCGGCCCGGCAGTCGGCCAGGTCCACTCCCGCGAACCGGTCGAGGGTCAGGCGCTGTTCGGCGGGCTGGGTGAGCCGCTGCTGATCGCTTTGACCATGCACGGCCACCAGGCTCTCGGCCAGCCGGGCCAGCACGGTCACCGGCACCGAGGCGCCGCCGGCGAACGCTCGGGACCGGCCCGTAGCGCTCACCACCCGCCGCAACACCAGGCTGCCGTCGGAATCCAGGTCGCCGCCGGCGTCGGTCACGGCCAGCGCCGCCGGTGACCCCTCGCCGACCAGCAGCCTGCCTTCGACGCTGGCCGACTCCACTCCCGGACGCAGCCGGGACGAGTCGGCACGGCCGCCGAACAGCAGTGCCAGCCCGGTCACCACCATGGTCTTGCCGGCGCCGGTCTCGCCGGTCACCACAGTCAGTCCAGGCCCCAGTTCCAGCACCGCGTCCGAGATCACCCCGAGCCCACGGATCCGGATCTCCTCCAGCATGCGCTTGCCAGCCTCTTCCACTAGGTCCTGCTAGGTGGTGGGACGGCCGTCGCGAAGGCTGCGAACCGGCAGCTGGAACTTGGCGACCAGCCGCTCGCCGAACGGGGTGGGATGCGGCCGCGCGATGGTCACGGTCTGCGCCGAGCGCTCCACCCGCAACTTGGCGCCTGGCGGCAGTGGGTGGGACCGGCGGCCGTCGCAGCTCAGCACTCCGGACTGGTCGGCGCCCATCAGGTCTATGCCGATCTGCGAGTTCGGCGCCACCACCAGCGGCCGCTGGAACAGCGCGTGAGCGGCGTTGGGCACCAGCAGCATCGCCTCGACGTTGGGCCAGACGATCGGGCCGCCGACGGAGAAGGCATAGGCGGTCGAGCCGGTCGGCGTCGCG includes:
- the steA gene encoding putative cytokinetic ring protein SteA is translated as MKIALRQSDRRRDAALPGISGVARLDRRVSRLLNRLQPGDIAVIDIADLDRSTADALVAAGVSVVVNAQQSISGRYPNLGPEVLIANDVALLDAVGSEIFAEVKEGSRLRLDGDVLHIGDKVAARGARQDADTVQAAMRAAKAGLSAQLQAFAASTQQHMEREKELLLDGVGVPELSTRFRGRHVLLVAKDYDYKSDLRSLKHYIREFRPVLVGVDAGADVLREAGYQADLVVGDLDLVSDAALREAAEVVAHADHHGRVSGLARVQDLRVEPVVFASSGTSEDAAMLLADAGSARLIVTVGMRATLEEFLDAGRGGIASTVLTRLKLGGRLVDAKAAAQLFQTRVSALSLVLLAVAAVLAIAVVLVAGLAGDSYLHLLADGWDHSVSWLRSLLS
- a CDS encoding copper transporter — its product is MISFRYHLVSIIAVFLGIALGVVVGTSALNGAVVGDLRHQVTDAKKNSSALAAQNQALRARSAHADLLAQTFGGKIAGAALAKTPVVLIGAPGASKQLKDAMAEQVTAAGGTVAGRLQLSKDFSDPRRANDIRSLATSGLHPIGLQLPTTDDAGTLAGALLGFVLLGHGQSTDLAQVIAGFGTLNMVKAESPTVAAGKLVLLVAPGALPKDDEAGRMLLSFGAQLGASTGGPTVVVGDPASNTAGGLVALVRADDAASKAVSTVDDANSPLGELTVALTGADTVAGRKGHYGTGADSDGLLPGAGG
- the recN gene encoding DNA repair protein RecN, with the protein product MEEAGKRMLEEIRIRGLGVISDAVLELGPGLTVVTGETGAGKTMVVTGLALLFGGRADSSRLRPGVESASVEGRLLVGEGSPAALAVTDAGGDLDSDGSLVLRRVVSATGRSRAFAGGASVPVTVLARLAESLVAVHGQSDQQRLTQPAEQRLTLDRFAGVDLADCRAAFQQWRAAVAELARRTGMARELAREAELLRHGIAEIARIAPQPEEDVELAALAARLEHADALRVAARTAHDALLGDPDDPAGEAPDVQTLIAAASRALGQVVGTDAALDQLSARLAELAAAATDIGSELAGYQTQLEADPARLAAVHERRAALNGLIRKYGVGAVGDGGGRLGGSGAGALGSVLDWAAEAEHRLAAADTSDEALAALAAERDQAAARFTELATAVSGRRRQAAQRLSKLITAELAGLAMPAAAVRVEVRPRNPVESGPQVLIDGRPAGAGPDGVDEVEITLRAHPDAPELPVQRGASGGELSRVMLAIEVALAGTDPVPTMVFDEVDAGVGGRAAVEIGRRLARLSRSHQVVVVTHLAQVAAFAERHLVVDKSVSVTSRPAVTGAAAAQDSEPASGGVTRSDIRSVNGEDRLVELARMLAGGDSAVAREHAAQLLSSARQDIAEFGDADRRRGSAAAWAGAPESAQQPEPITPKAARARSKR